The following proteins are encoded in a genomic region of Takifugu rubripes chromosome 21, fTakRub1.2, whole genome shotgun sequence:
- the hsd17b4 gene encoding peroxisomal multifunctional enzyme type 2, whose amino-acid sequence MALSFEGRVVLVTGAGGGLGREYALAFAERGASVVVNDLGGNAKGGGKSSAAADKVVEEIRAKGGKAVANYDSVEDGEKLIQSALKEFGRIDVVVNNAGILRDRSFARTSDLDWDLIHRIHLRGSFLVTRAAWDHMKKQKFGRIIMTTSAAGIYGNFGQSNYSAAKLGLLGLANTLAIEGSKHNIYCNTIAPVAGSRLTETVMPPDLVASLKPEYVAPLVLWLCHEQCQENGGLFEVGAGWVGKLRWERSQGQIMRQKSRPMTPEAVRDQWDKICDFTDATKPTTIQESLQASVSVLSRVDAGGQVEAPPSAAAAAAASGINPALAVGQKLPVSTFNFNHTQCILYALGVGMSTKDPDHLRFLYEGHPDFSCLPTFGVIPSQAAMMDGGLASIPGLNIDFTQVLHGEQYLEFYRPLPTSGTLTSEATIADVLDKGSGAVILLDVNTYSGGELICYNQFSVFVVGAGRFGGTRTSAKAKAPLPPPKRAPDAVVTDCTTRDQAALYRLSGDWNPLHIDPGFAAMGGFKAPILHGLCSFGFAARHVLKQFANNDPSRFKAIKVRFAKPVMPGQSLQTAMWKEGSRIHIECKVKETSDVVLSGAYVDLHQAAEASPEPPSQGGRLQSDLVFTEIGRRISEVGPELVKKVNAVFGWEITKEGKTAAQWTIDLKNGAGSLQKGPYGGKVDVTFTVADEDFMEVVQGKLNPQKAFFSGKLKVRGNIMLSQKLEVILKDYAKL is encoded by the exons ATGGCTTTGTCATTCGAAGGAAGAGTCGTCCTGGTTaccggagcaggaggag GACTCGGCAGGGAATATGCCCTGGCCTTTGCTGAAAGAGGAGCCTCTGTTGTAG TGAATGACCTTGGAGGAAACGCTAAGGGGGGTGGAAAGAGCTCTGCAGCGGCTGATAAGGTGGTGGAGGAGATAAGAGCCAAAGGAGGCAAGGCCGTGGCCAACTATG ATTCTGTCGAAGACGGAGAAAAATTGATCCAGTCAGCCCTAAAAGAGTTTGGAAGAATCG ATGTTGTTGTAAACAATGCTGG GATTCTTCGCGACCGCTCGTTTGCCAGGACCAGCGACTTAGACTGGG aCCTGATTCATCGAATTCATTTGAGGGGCTCCTTTTTGGTGACGCGCGCTGCCTGGGACCACATGAAGAAACAAAAGTTTGGCAG AATCATCATGACCACTTCGGCCGCGGGCATCTACGGTAACTTCGGTCAGTCCAACTACAGCGCTGCCAAGCTGGGCCTGCTGGGGCTGGCCAACACGCTGGCCATCGAGGGAAGTAAACACAACATCTACTGCAACACGATTGCTCCGGTGGCTGGATCACGCCTCACGGAGACTGTGATGCCTCCAG ACCTGGTGGCCTCTCTGAAGCCCGAGTACGTGGCTCCCTTGGTTCTCTGGCTCTGCCACGAACAGTGCCAAGAAAATGGAGGACTTTTTGAG GTTGGTGCAGGCTGGGTCGGTAAAT TGCGCTGGGAGCGCTCCCAGGGCCAAATCATGAGACAGAAGAGCAGACCCATGACTCCTGAGGCGGTCAGGGACCAGTGGGATAAAATCTGTGATTTCACAGATGCCACCAAGCCGACCACCATTCAAG AGTCTCTGCAGGCGTCTGTGAGCGTGCTGTCTCGGGTGGACGCGGGGGGACAAGTCGAGGCCCCTCCatcggccgccgccgccgccgctgcttcGGGGATCAATCCT gcttTGGCTGTAGGACAAAAACTGCCTGTTTCCACCTTCAACTTTAACCACACTCAGTGTATCCTGTATGCGTTGGGGGTGGGGATGTCCACCAAAGACCCCGACCATCTCAg GTTCCTGTATGAAGGTCATCCAGACTTCAGCTGCCTCCCCACCTTCGGGGTCATTCCCTCCCAGGCGGCCATGATGGACGGTGGTCTGGCTTCCATCCCTGGACTCAACATTGATTTCACACAG GTCTTACACGGGGAACAGTACCTGGAGTTCTACAGGCCTTTACCAACCTCAG GCACACTGACCTCTGAGGCCACCATAGCAGACGTGTTGGACAAAGGATCCGGAGCTGTCATCCTCTTGGATG TGAACACCTACAGCGGCGGGGAGCTGATCTGCTACAACCAGTTTTCCGTGTTTGTGGTCGGAGCGGGAAGGTTCGGAGGGACGCGCACGTCTGCCAAAGCCAAA gCGCCTCTGCCGCCGCCTAAACGGGCACCAGACGCCGTGGTAACCGACTGCACCACGAGGGACCAA GCCGCTCTGTACCGCCTGAGTGGGGACTGGAACCCTCTTCATATCGACCCCGGCTTTGCTGCCATGGGAG GCTTCAAGGCTCCCATCTTGCACGGCTTGTGCTCTTTTGGTTTCGCGGCCAGACATGTCCTCAAGCAGTTTGCCAACAACGACCCCTCCAGATTTAAAGCGATCAAG GTCCGCTTTGCGAAGCCAGTGATGCCCGGCCAGTCGCTCCAGACCGCCATGTGGAAGGAAGGCAGCAGGATTCACATCGAATGCAAA GTGAAGGAAACGAGCGACGTGGTTCTGTCCGGGGCTTATGTGGATCTGCACCAGGCGGCCGAGGCTTCGCCGGAACCCCCCTCTCAA GGGGGGAGGCTGCAGAGCGATCTGGTGTTCACAGAGATCGGCCGGCGCATCTCAGAGGTGGGCCCCGAGCTGGTGAAGAAGGTGAACGCCGTGTTCGGCTGGGAGATCACCAAAGAGGGCAAGACCGCTGCTCAGTGGa CCATCGATCTGAAGAACGGCGCCGGCTCGCTGCAGAAGGGCCCGTACGGCGGGAAGGTGGACGTGACCTTCACGGTGGCGGACGAGGACTTCATGGAGGTGGTGCAGGGGAAACTCAACCCGCAGAAG GCCTTCTTCTCCGGcaagctgaaggtcagagggAACATCATGCTGAGTCAGAAGCTGGAGGTCATCCTGAAGGACTACGCCAAACTGTGA